The proteins below come from a single Notamacropus eugenii isolate mMacEug1 chromosome 7, mMacEug1.pri_v2, whole genome shotgun sequence genomic window:
- the TINF2 gene encoding TERF1-interacting nuclear factor 2 isoform X2, which yields MSAPPEARAAAASLRLAAAAAWWVVRGRLSAHYPRVLQLLGALKAAAPGLVRPRHHARLCLGLRAKVIVEMILEGQPWALVLDALNLHFPASGPPECSSKAVSEASGLGRQPADAGVLSVLEGCPSQLRCPDVADVCAPQTPQSTWDLKVAEAREGFCQRVKQLAEDPEDSAGQLQELEQDYGEPFLVALEKLLFEYLCQLEKTLPVLQLQELKEVLRGMQSETLVPLALTQYCMDMGWLIQESPPFTSMRGAEPQEQSPLPSPQVEQVFQDPVPTAKPSTPFPQRQDLWKPPEALTGRDFNLAPLGRRQIQGNCASARGGHKNRPTVMLFPFRSMCLPVQDVTEHGNSRDHGQPMGDPASTMATRSIPHGKYRNSARSLRGRAQEQENWNSDEPSSEQKENCLDYSLEPLRPPLPAVGAREPVYSPSLCSPVVTIGDLVLDSDDEGSGQRGGKMRKQMPRKVK from the exons ATGTCCGCCCCCCCGGAGGCCCGCGCCGCCGCCGCCTCGCTGCGATTGGCCGCGGCCGCCGCCTGGTGGGTGGTGCGGGGCCGCCTCTCGGCGCACTACCCCCGAGTGCTGCAGCTGCTGGGAGCCTTGAAGGCCGCGGCGCCGGGTCTGGTCCGGCCCCGGCACCACGCGCGCCTCTGCCTGGGGCTGCGAGCCAAG GTGATCGTGGAGATGATCCTGGAGGGCCAGCCCTGGGCCCTGGTCCTGGATGCCCTGAACCTTCATTTCCCAGCGTCCGGCCCCCCCGAGTGCAGCTCCAAGGCGGTGAGTGAGGCCTCCGGCCTGGGGAGGCAGCCTGCAGACGCCGGGGTGCTTTCTGTCCTAGAGGGGTGCCCATCCCAGCTCCGGTGCCCTGACGTGGCTGATGTCTGTGCTCCCCAAACCCCGCAGAGTACGTGGGATCTGAAGGTTGCGGAGGCGCGGGAGGGCTTCTGTCAGCGAGTGAAACAGCTGGCCGAGGATCCTGAAGACTCGGCCGGTCAGCTGCAG GAACTGGAACAAGACTACGGAGAACCCTTCTTAGTGGCCCTGGAGAAGTTATTATTTGAATATCTGTGCCAACTGGAGAAGACGCTACCTGTGTTACAGTTGCAAGAG CTTAAGGAAGTATTAAGAGGGATGCAATCTGAAACCTTGGTTCCCCTTGCCCTGACACAGTATTGCATGGACATGGGGTGGCTAATTCAAG agtcCCCTCCTTTTACTTcaatgaggggagcagaacccCAAGAGCAgagtcctcttccttctccccaggtGGAACAAGTATTCCAGGATCCTGTTCCCACAGCCAAACCTAGTACTCCCTTTCCCCAGAGGCAGGATTTATGGAAACCCCCAGAGGCCCTCACTGGTCGGGACTTCAACCTGGCTCCTCTAGGCCGCCGGCAGATCCAGGGAAATTGTGCATCTGCCAGGGGAGGTCATAAGAACCGGCCCACTGTTATGCTCTTTCCATTCCGAAGTATGTGCCTACCAGTCCAGGATGTAACTGAGCATGGGAACAGTAGAGACCATGGGCAGCCCATGGGAGATCCAGCAAGCACCATGGCCACAAGGTCAATCCCTCATGGAAAGTACAGAAATTCAGCTCGTTCCCTCCGAGGGAGGGCTCAGGAACAGGAGAACTGGAATTCCGATGAGCCCTCCTCAGAGCAAAAGGA GAACTGCCTAGATTACTCCCTGGAGCCCTTGAGGCCACCATTACCTGCTGTTGGGGCCAGGGAGCCAG TGTATTCCCCATCTCTGTGCAGCCCTGTGGTTACCATAGGGGACTTGGTTCTGGACTCAGATGATGAAGGGAGTGGCcagaggggagggaag atgaggaagcagatgcccaggaaggttaaatga
- the TINF2 gene encoding TERF1-interacting nuclear factor 2 isoform X13, with amino-acid sequence MKTCLGSWRPLQSEETAVKSSATRTIEEGGRPTDGSGRIEGCPSQLRCPDVADVCAPQTPQSTWDLKVAEAREGFCQRVKQLAEDPEDSAGQLQELEQDYGEPFLVALEKLLFEYLCQLEKTLPVLQLQELKEVLRGMQSETLVPLALTQYCMDMGWLIQESPPFTSMRGAEPQEQSPLPSPQVEQVFQDPVPTAKPSTPFPQRQDLWKPPEALTGRDFNLAPLGRRQIQGNCASARGGHKNRPTVMLFPFRSMCLPVQDVTEHGNSRDHGQPMGDPASTMATRSIPHGKYRNSARSLRGRAQEQENWNSDEPSSEQKENCLDYSLEPLRPPLPAVGAREPVYSPSLCSPVVTIGDLVLDSDDEGSGQRGGK; translated from the exons ATGAAGACCTGCCTCGGCTCGTGGCGGCCTCTGCAATCGGAGGAGACCGCAGTGAAGAGCTCGGCCACGAGGACAATCGAAGAGGGAGGCCGGCCCACGGACGGCTCTGGACGCATCG AGGGGTGCCCATCCCAGCTCCGGTGCCCTGACGTGGCTGATGTCTGTGCTCCCCAAACCCCGCAGAGTACGTGGGATCTGAAGGTTGCGGAGGCGCGGGAGGGCTTCTGTCAGCGAGTGAAACAGCTGGCCGAGGATCCTGAAGACTCGGCCGGTCAGCTGCAG GAACTGGAACAAGACTACGGAGAACCCTTCTTAGTGGCCCTGGAGAAGTTATTATTTGAATATCTGTGCCAACTGGAGAAGACGCTACCTGTGTTACAGTTGCAAGAG CTTAAGGAAGTATTAAGAGGGATGCAATCTGAAACCTTGGTTCCCCTTGCCCTGACACAGTATTGCATGGACATGGGGTGGCTAATTCAAG agtcCCCTCCTTTTACTTcaatgaggggagcagaacccCAAGAGCAgagtcctcttccttctccccaggtGGAACAAGTATTCCAGGATCCTGTTCCCACAGCCAAACCTAGTACTCCCTTTCCCCAGAGGCAGGATTTATGGAAACCCCCAGAGGCCCTCACTGGTCGGGACTTCAACCTGGCTCCTCTAGGCCGCCGGCAGATCCAGGGAAATTGTGCATCTGCCAGGGGAGGTCATAAGAACCGGCCCACTGTTATGCTCTTTCCATTCCGAAGTATGTGCCTACCAGTCCAGGATGTAACTGAGCATGGGAACAGTAGAGACCATGGGCAGCCCATGGGAGATCCAGCAAGCACCATGGCCACAAGGTCAATCCCTCATGGAAAGTACAGAAATTCAGCTCGTTCCCTCCGAGGGAGGGCTCAGGAACAGGAGAACTGGAATTCCGATGAGCCCTCCTCAGAGCAAAAGGA GAACTGCCTAGATTACTCCCTGGAGCCCTTGAGGCCACCATTACCTGCTGTTGGGGCCAGGGAGCCAG TGTATTCCCCATCTCTGTGCAGCCCTGTGGTTACCATAGGGGACTTGGTTCTGGACTCAGATGATGAAGGGAGTGGCcagaggggagggaag TAA
- the TINF2 gene encoding TERF1-interacting nuclear factor 2 isoform X9, giving the protein MSAPPEARAAAASLRLAAAAAWWVVRGRLSAHYPRVLQLLGALKAAAPGLVRPRHHARLCLGLRAKVIVEMILEGQPWALVLDALNLHFPASGPPECSSKASTWDLKVAEAREGFCQRVKQLAEDPEDSAGQLQELEQDYGEPFLVALEKLLFEYLCQLEKTLPVLQLQELKEVLRGMQSETLVPLALTQYCMDMGWLIQESPPFTSMRGAEPQEQSPLPSPQVEQVFQDPVPTAKPSTPFPQRQDLWKPPEALTGRDFNLAPLGRRQIQGNCASARGGHKNRPTVMLFPFRSMCLPVQDVTEHGNSRDHGQPMGDPASTMATRSIPHGKYRNSARSLRGRAQEQENWNSDEPSSEQKENCLDYSLEPLRPPLPAVGAREPVYSPSLCSPVVTIGDLVLDSDDEGSGQRGGKPVIKF; this is encoded by the exons ATGTCCGCCCCCCCGGAGGCCCGCGCCGCCGCCGCCTCGCTGCGATTGGCCGCGGCCGCCGCCTGGTGGGTGGTGCGGGGCCGCCTCTCGGCGCACTACCCCCGAGTGCTGCAGCTGCTGGGAGCCTTGAAGGCCGCGGCGCCGGGTCTGGTCCGGCCCCGGCACCACGCGCGCCTCTGCCTGGGGCTGCGAGCCAAG GTGATCGTGGAGATGATCCTGGAGGGCCAGCCCTGGGCCCTGGTCCTGGATGCCCTGAACCTTCATTTCCCAGCGTCCGGCCCCCCCGAGTGCAGCTCCAAGGCG AGTACGTGGGATCTGAAGGTTGCGGAGGCGCGGGAGGGCTTCTGTCAGCGAGTGAAACAGCTGGCCGAGGATCCTGAAGACTCGGCCGGTCAGCTGCAG GAACTGGAACAAGACTACGGAGAACCCTTCTTAGTGGCCCTGGAGAAGTTATTATTTGAATATCTGTGCCAACTGGAGAAGACGCTACCTGTGTTACAGTTGCAAGAG CTTAAGGAAGTATTAAGAGGGATGCAATCTGAAACCTTGGTTCCCCTTGCCCTGACACAGTATTGCATGGACATGGGGTGGCTAATTCAAG agtcCCCTCCTTTTACTTcaatgaggggagcagaacccCAAGAGCAgagtcctcttccttctccccaggtGGAACAAGTATTCCAGGATCCTGTTCCCACAGCCAAACCTAGTACTCCCTTTCCCCAGAGGCAGGATTTATGGAAACCCCCAGAGGCCCTCACTGGTCGGGACTTCAACCTGGCTCCTCTAGGCCGCCGGCAGATCCAGGGAAATTGTGCATCTGCCAGGGGAGGTCATAAGAACCGGCCCACTGTTATGCTCTTTCCATTCCGAAGTATGTGCCTACCAGTCCAGGATGTAACTGAGCATGGGAACAGTAGAGACCATGGGCAGCCCATGGGAGATCCAGCAAGCACCATGGCCACAAGGTCAATCCCTCATGGAAAGTACAGAAATTCAGCTCGTTCCCTCCGAGGGAGGGCTCAGGAACAGGAGAACTGGAATTCCGATGAGCCCTCCTCAGAGCAAAAGGA GAACTGCCTAGATTACTCCCTGGAGCCCTTGAGGCCACCATTACCTGCTGTTGGGGCCAGGGAGCCAG TGTATTCCCCATCTCTGTGCAGCCCTGTGGTTACCATAGGGGACTTGGTTCTGGACTCAGATGATGAAGGGAGTGGCcagaggggagggaag CCAGTGATTAAATTTTGA
- the TINF2 gene encoding TERF1-interacting nuclear factor 2 isoform X8, with translation MKTCLGSWRPLQSEETAVKSSATRTIEEGGRPTDGSGRIEGCPSQLRCPDVADVCAPQTPQSTWDLKVAEAREGFCQRVKQLAEDPEDSAGQLQELEQDYGEPFLVALEKLLFEYLCQLEKTLPVLQLQELKEVLRGMQSETLVPLALTQYCMDMGWLIQESPPFTSMRGAEPQEQSPLPSPQVEQVFQDPVPTAKPSTPFPQRQDLWKPPEALTGRDFNLAPLGRRQIQGNCASARGGHKNRPTVMLFPFRSMCLPVQDVTEHGNSRDHGQPMGDPASTMATRSIPHGKYRNSARSLRGRAQEQENWNSDEPSSEQKENCLDYSLEPLRPPLPAVGAREPVYSPSLCSPVVTIGDLVLDSDDEGSGQRGGKKFLECYQKTKFGTLIPTFYEYLSPVEQSSVLAQAPSCGQTGPIKTQWLRSL, from the exons ATGAAGACCTGCCTCGGCTCGTGGCGGCCTCTGCAATCGGAGGAGACCGCAGTGAAGAGCTCGGCCACGAGGACAATCGAAGAGGGAGGCCGGCCCACGGACGGCTCTGGACGCATCG AGGGGTGCCCATCCCAGCTCCGGTGCCCTGACGTGGCTGATGTCTGTGCTCCCCAAACCCCGCAGAGTACGTGGGATCTGAAGGTTGCGGAGGCGCGGGAGGGCTTCTGTCAGCGAGTGAAACAGCTGGCCGAGGATCCTGAAGACTCGGCCGGTCAGCTGCAG GAACTGGAACAAGACTACGGAGAACCCTTCTTAGTGGCCCTGGAGAAGTTATTATTTGAATATCTGTGCCAACTGGAGAAGACGCTACCTGTGTTACAGTTGCAAGAG CTTAAGGAAGTATTAAGAGGGATGCAATCTGAAACCTTGGTTCCCCTTGCCCTGACACAGTATTGCATGGACATGGGGTGGCTAATTCAAG agtcCCCTCCTTTTACTTcaatgaggggagcagaacccCAAGAGCAgagtcctcttccttctccccaggtGGAACAAGTATTCCAGGATCCTGTTCCCACAGCCAAACCTAGTACTCCCTTTCCCCAGAGGCAGGATTTATGGAAACCCCCAGAGGCCCTCACTGGTCGGGACTTCAACCTGGCTCCTCTAGGCCGCCGGCAGATCCAGGGAAATTGTGCATCTGCCAGGGGAGGTCATAAGAACCGGCCCACTGTTATGCTCTTTCCATTCCGAAGTATGTGCCTACCAGTCCAGGATGTAACTGAGCATGGGAACAGTAGAGACCATGGGCAGCCCATGGGAGATCCAGCAAGCACCATGGCCACAAGGTCAATCCCTCATGGAAAGTACAGAAATTCAGCTCGTTCCCTCCGAGGGAGGGCTCAGGAACAGGAGAACTGGAATTCCGATGAGCCCTCCTCAGAGCAAAAGGA GAACTGCCTAGATTACTCCCTGGAGCCCTTGAGGCCACCATTACCTGCTGTTGGGGCCAGGGAGCCAG TGTATTCCCCATCTCTGTGCAGCCCTGTGGTTACCATAGGGGACTTGGTTCTGGACTCAGATGATGAAGGGAGTGGCcagaggggagggaag AAGTTTCTTGAATGCTATCAGAAGACGAAGTTTGGCACCCTGATCCCCACCTTCTACGAATACCTCTCCCCTGTTGAGCAAAGTTCTGTACTTGCCCAGGCCCCTTCCTGTGGCCAGACTGGCCCCATTAAGACCCAGTGGCTTAGGTCTCTTTGA
- the TINF2 gene encoding TERF1-interacting nuclear factor 2 isoform X6: MSAPPEARAAAASLRLAAAAAWWVVRGRLSAHYPRVLQLLGALKAAAPGLVRPRHHARLCLGLRAKVIVEMILEGQPWALVLDALNLHFPASGPPECSSKAVSEASGLGRQPADAGVLSVLEGCPSQLRCPDVADVCAPQTPQSTWDLKVAEAREGFCQRVKQLAEDPEDSAGQLQELEQDYGEPFLVALEKLLFEYLCQLEKTLPVLQLQELKEVLRGMQSETLVPLALTQYCMDMGWLIQESPPFTSMRGAEPQEQSPLPSPQVEQVFQDPVPTAKPSTPFPQRQDLWKPPEALTGRDFNLAPLGRRQIQGNCASARGGHKNRPTVMLFPFRSMCLPVQDVTEHGNSRDHGQPMGDPASTMATRSIPHGKYRNSARSLRGRAQEQENWNSDEPSSEQKENCLDYSLEPLRPPLPAVGAREPVYSPSLCSPVVTIGDLVLDSDDEGSGQRGGK, encoded by the exons ATGTCCGCCCCCCCGGAGGCCCGCGCCGCCGCCGCCTCGCTGCGATTGGCCGCGGCCGCCGCCTGGTGGGTGGTGCGGGGCCGCCTCTCGGCGCACTACCCCCGAGTGCTGCAGCTGCTGGGAGCCTTGAAGGCCGCGGCGCCGGGTCTGGTCCGGCCCCGGCACCACGCGCGCCTCTGCCTGGGGCTGCGAGCCAAG GTGATCGTGGAGATGATCCTGGAGGGCCAGCCCTGGGCCCTGGTCCTGGATGCCCTGAACCTTCATTTCCCAGCGTCCGGCCCCCCCGAGTGCAGCTCCAAGGCGGTGAGTGAGGCCTCCGGCCTGGGGAGGCAGCCTGCAGACGCCGGGGTGCTTTCTGTCCTAGAGGGGTGCCCATCCCAGCTCCGGTGCCCTGACGTGGCTGATGTCTGTGCTCCCCAAACCCCGCAGAGTACGTGGGATCTGAAGGTTGCGGAGGCGCGGGAGGGCTTCTGTCAGCGAGTGAAACAGCTGGCCGAGGATCCTGAAGACTCGGCCGGTCAGCTGCAG GAACTGGAACAAGACTACGGAGAACCCTTCTTAGTGGCCCTGGAGAAGTTATTATTTGAATATCTGTGCCAACTGGAGAAGACGCTACCTGTGTTACAGTTGCAAGAG CTTAAGGAAGTATTAAGAGGGATGCAATCTGAAACCTTGGTTCCCCTTGCCCTGACACAGTATTGCATGGACATGGGGTGGCTAATTCAAG agtcCCCTCCTTTTACTTcaatgaggggagcagaacccCAAGAGCAgagtcctcttccttctccccaggtGGAACAAGTATTCCAGGATCCTGTTCCCACAGCCAAACCTAGTACTCCCTTTCCCCAGAGGCAGGATTTATGGAAACCCCCAGAGGCCCTCACTGGTCGGGACTTCAACCTGGCTCCTCTAGGCCGCCGGCAGATCCAGGGAAATTGTGCATCTGCCAGGGGAGGTCATAAGAACCGGCCCACTGTTATGCTCTTTCCATTCCGAAGTATGTGCCTACCAGTCCAGGATGTAACTGAGCATGGGAACAGTAGAGACCATGGGCAGCCCATGGGAGATCCAGCAAGCACCATGGCCACAAGGTCAATCCCTCATGGAAAGTACAGAAATTCAGCTCGTTCCCTCCGAGGGAGGGCTCAGGAACAGGAGAACTGGAATTCCGATGAGCCCTCCTCAGAGCAAAAGGA GAACTGCCTAGATTACTCCCTGGAGCCCTTGAGGCCACCATTACCTGCTGTTGGGGCCAGGGAGCCAG TGTATTCCCCATCTCTGTGCAGCCCTGTGGTTACCATAGGGGACTTGGTTCTGGACTCAGATGATGAAGGGAGTGGCcagaggggagggaag TAA
- the TINF2 gene encoding TERF1-interacting nuclear factor 2 isoform X5, producing the protein MSAPPEARAAAASLRLAAAAAWWVVRGRLSAHYPRVLQLLGALKAAAPGLVRPRHHARLCLGLRAKVIVEMILEGQPWALVLDALNLHFPASGPPECSSKAVSEASGLGRQPADAGVLSVLEGCPSQLRCPDVADVCAPQTPQSTWDLKVAEAREGFCQRVKQLAEDPEDSAGQLQELEQDYGEPFLVALEKLLFEYLCQLEKTLPVLQLQELKEVLRGMQSETLVPLALTQYCMDMGWLIQESPPFTSMRGAEPQEQSPLPSPQVEQVFQDPVPTAKPSTPFPQRQDLWKPPEALTGRDFNLAPLGRRQIQGNCASARGGHKNRPTVMLFPFRSMCLPVQDVTEHGNSRDHGQPMGDPASTMATRSIPHGKYRNSARSLRGRAQEQENWNSDEPSSEQKENCLDYSLEPLRPPLPAVGAREPVYSPSLCSPVVTIGDLVLDSDDEGSGQRGGKKRKQT; encoded by the exons ATGTCCGCCCCCCCGGAGGCCCGCGCCGCCGCCGCCTCGCTGCGATTGGCCGCGGCCGCCGCCTGGTGGGTGGTGCGGGGCCGCCTCTCGGCGCACTACCCCCGAGTGCTGCAGCTGCTGGGAGCCTTGAAGGCCGCGGCGCCGGGTCTGGTCCGGCCCCGGCACCACGCGCGCCTCTGCCTGGGGCTGCGAGCCAAG GTGATCGTGGAGATGATCCTGGAGGGCCAGCCCTGGGCCCTGGTCCTGGATGCCCTGAACCTTCATTTCCCAGCGTCCGGCCCCCCCGAGTGCAGCTCCAAGGCGGTGAGTGAGGCCTCCGGCCTGGGGAGGCAGCCTGCAGACGCCGGGGTGCTTTCTGTCCTAGAGGGGTGCCCATCCCAGCTCCGGTGCCCTGACGTGGCTGATGTCTGTGCTCCCCAAACCCCGCAGAGTACGTGGGATCTGAAGGTTGCGGAGGCGCGGGAGGGCTTCTGTCAGCGAGTGAAACAGCTGGCCGAGGATCCTGAAGACTCGGCCGGTCAGCTGCAG GAACTGGAACAAGACTACGGAGAACCCTTCTTAGTGGCCCTGGAGAAGTTATTATTTGAATATCTGTGCCAACTGGAGAAGACGCTACCTGTGTTACAGTTGCAAGAG CTTAAGGAAGTATTAAGAGGGATGCAATCTGAAACCTTGGTTCCCCTTGCCCTGACACAGTATTGCATGGACATGGGGTGGCTAATTCAAG agtcCCCTCCTTTTACTTcaatgaggggagcagaacccCAAGAGCAgagtcctcttccttctccccaggtGGAACAAGTATTCCAGGATCCTGTTCCCACAGCCAAACCTAGTACTCCCTTTCCCCAGAGGCAGGATTTATGGAAACCCCCAGAGGCCCTCACTGGTCGGGACTTCAACCTGGCTCCTCTAGGCCGCCGGCAGATCCAGGGAAATTGTGCATCTGCCAGGGGAGGTCATAAGAACCGGCCCACTGTTATGCTCTTTCCATTCCGAAGTATGTGCCTACCAGTCCAGGATGTAACTGAGCATGGGAACAGTAGAGACCATGGGCAGCCCATGGGAGATCCAGCAAGCACCATGGCCACAAGGTCAATCCCTCATGGAAAGTACAGAAATTCAGCTCGTTCCCTCCGAGGGAGGGCTCAGGAACAGGAGAACTGGAATTCCGATGAGCCCTCCTCAGAGCAAAAGGA GAACTGCCTAGATTACTCCCTGGAGCCCTTGAGGCCACCATTACCTGCTGTTGGGGCCAGGGAGCCAG TGTATTCCCCATCTCTGTGCAGCCCTGTGGTTACCATAGGGGACTTGGTTCTGGACTCAGATGATGAAGGGAGTGGCcagaggggagggaag aagaggaagcagacCTAG
- the TINF2 gene encoding TERF1-interacting nuclear factor 2 isoform X4: MSAPPEARAAAASLRLAAAAAWWVVRGRLSAHYPRVLQLLGALKAAAPGLVRPRHHARLCLGLRAKVIVEMILEGQPWALVLDALNLHFPASGPPECSSKAVSEASGLGRQPADAGVLSVLEGCPSQLRCPDVADVCAPQTPQSTWDLKVAEAREGFCQRVKQLAEDPEDSAGQLQELEQDYGEPFLVALEKLLFEYLCQLEKTLPVLQLQELKEVLRGMQSETLVPLALTQYCMDMGWLIQESPPFTSMRGAEPQEQSPLPSPQVEQVFQDPVPTAKPSTPFPQRQDLWKPPEALTGRDFNLAPLGRRQIQGNCASARGGHKNRPTVMLFPFRSMCLPVQDVTEHGNSRDHGQPMGDPASTMATRSIPHGKYRNSARSLRGRAQEQENWNSDEPSSEQKENCLDYSLEPLRPPLPAVGAREPVYSPSLCSPVVTIGDLVLDSDDEGSGQRGGKPVIKF; encoded by the exons ATGTCCGCCCCCCCGGAGGCCCGCGCCGCCGCCGCCTCGCTGCGATTGGCCGCGGCCGCCGCCTGGTGGGTGGTGCGGGGCCGCCTCTCGGCGCACTACCCCCGAGTGCTGCAGCTGCTGGGAGCCTTGAAGGCCGCGGCGCCGGGTCTGGTCCGGCCCCGGCACCACGCGCGCCTCTGCCTGGGGCTGCGAGCCAAG GTGATCGTGGAGATGATCCTGGAGGGCCAGCCCTGGGCCCTGGTCCTGGATGCCCTGAACCTTCATTTCCCAGCGTCCGGCCCCCCCGAGTGCAGCTCCAAGGCGGTGAGTGAGGCCTCCGGCCTGGGGAGGCAGCCTGCAGACGCCGGGGTGCTTTCTGTCCTAGAGGGGTGCCCATCCCAGCTCCGGTGCCCTGACGTGGCTGATGTCTGTGCTCCCCAAACCCCGCAGAGTACGTGGGATCTGAAGGTTGCGGAGGCGCGGGAGGGCTTCTGTCAGCGAGTGAAACAGCTGGCCGAGGATCCTGAAGACTCGGCCGGTCAGCTGCAG GAACTGGAACAAGACTACGGAGAACCCTTCTTAGTGGCCCTGGAGAAGTTATTATTTGAATATCTGTGCCAACTGGAGAAGACGCTACCTGTGTTACAGTTGCAAGAG CTTAAGGAAGTATTAAGAGGGATGCAATCTGAAACCTTGGTTCCCCTTGCCCTGACACAGTATTGCATGGACATGGGGTGGCTAATTCAAG agtcCCCTCCTTTTACTTcaatgaggggagcagaacccCAAGAGCAgagtcctcttccttctccccaggtGGAACAAGTATTCCAGGATCCTGTTCCCACAGCCAAACCTAGTACTCCCTTTCCCCAGAGGCAGGATTTATGGAAACCCCCAGAGGCCCTCACTGGTCGGGACTTCAACCTGGCTCCTCTAGGCCGCCGGCAGATCCAGGGAAATTGTGCATCTGCCAGGGGAGGTCATAAGAACCGGCCCACTGTTATGCTCTTTCCATTCCGAAGTATGTGCCTACCAGTCCAGGATGTAACTGAGCATGGGAACAGTAGAGACCATGGGCAGCCCATGGGAGATCCAGCAAGCACCATGGCCACAAGGTCAATCCCTCATGGAAAGTACAGAAATTCAGCTCGTTCCCTCCGAGGGAGGGCTCAGGAACAGGAGAACTGGAATTCCGATGAGCCCTCCTCAGAGCAAAAGGA GAACTGCCTAGATTACTCCCTGGAGCCCTTGAGGCCACCATTACCTGCTGTTGGGGCCAGGGAGCCAG TGTATTCCCCATCTCTGTGCAGCCCTGTGGTTACCATAGGGGACTTGGTTCTGGACTCAGATGATGAAGGGAGTGGCcagaggggagggaag CCAGTGATTAAATTTTGA
- the TINF2 gene encoding TERF1-interacting nuclear factor 2 isoform X12: MKTCLGSWRPLQSEETAVKSSATRTIEEGGRPTDGSGRIEGCPSQLRCPDVADVCAPQTPQSTWDLKVAEAREGFCQRVKQLAEDPEDSAGQLQELEQDYGEPFLVALEKLLFEYLCQLEKTLPVLQLQELKEVLRGMQSETLVPLALTQYCMDMGWLIQESPPFTSMRGAEPQEQSPLPSPQVEQVFQDPVPTAKPSTPFPQRQDLWKPPEALTGRDFNLAPLGRRQIQGNCASARGGHKNRPTVMLFPFRSMCLPVQDVTEHGNSRDHGQPMGDPASTMATRSIPHGKYRNSARSLRGRAQEQENWNSDEPSSEQKENCLDYSLEPLRPPLPAVGAREPVYSPSLCSPVVTIGDLVLDSDDEGSGQRGGKMRKQMPRKVK, translated from the exons ATGAAGACCTGCCTCGGCTCGTGGCGGCCTCTGCAATCGGAGGAGACCGCAGTGAAGAGCTCGGCCACGAGGACAATCGAAGAGGGAGGCCGGCCCACGGACGGCTCTGGACGCATCG AGGGGTGCCCATCCCAGCTCCGGTGCCCTGACGTGGCTGATGTCTGTGCTCCCCAAACCCCGCAGAGTACGTGGGATCTGAAGGTTGCGGAGGCGCGGGAGGGCTTCTGTCAGCGAGTGAAACAGCTGGCCGAGGATCCTGAAGACTCGGCCGGTCAGCTGCAG GAACTGGAACAAGACTACGGAGAACCCTTCTTAGTGGCCCTGGAGAAGTTATTATTTGAATATCTGTGCCAACTGGAGAAGACGCTACCTGTGTTACAGTTGCAAGAG CTTAAGGAAGTATTAAGAGGGATGCAATCTGAAACCTTGGTTCCCCTTGCCCTGACACAGTATTGCATGGACATGGGGTGGCTAATTCAAG agtcCCCTCCTTTTACTTcaatgaggggagcagaacccCAAGAGCAgagtcctcttccttctccccaggtGGAACAAGTATTCCAGGATCCTGTTCCCACAGCCAAACCTAGTACTCCCTTTCCCCAGAGGCAGGATTTATGGAAACCCCCAGAGGCCCTCACTGGTCGGGACTTCAACCTGGCTCCTCTAGGCCGCCGGCAGATCCAGGGAAATTGTGCATCTGCCAGGGGAGGTCATAAGAACCGGCCCACTGTTATGCTCTTTCCATTCCGAAGTATGTGCCTACCAGTCCAGGATGTAACTGAGCATGGGAACAGTAGAGACCATGGGCAGCCCATGGGAGATCCAGCAAGCACCATGGCCACAAGGTCAATCCCTCATGGAAAGTACAGAAATTCAGCTCGTTCCCTCCGAGGGAGGGCTCAGGAACAGGAGAACTGGAATTCCGATGAGCCCTCCTCAGAGCAAAAGGA GAACTGCCTAGATTACTCCCTGGAGCCCTTGAGGCCACCATTACCTGCTGTTGGGGCCAGGGAGCCAG TGTATTCCCCATCTCTGTGCAGCCCTGTGGTTACCATAGGGGACTTGGTTCTGGACTCAGATGATGAAGGGAGTGGCcagaggggagggaag atgaggaagcagatgcccaggaaggttaaatga